In Marivivens aquimaris, one genomic interval encodes:
- a CDS encoding branched-chain amino acid ABC transporter permease: protein MDYFFFIDLIQSLTDGLLFGTTYALIGIGFTLIFGVMRKLNLAYGAAALAGTYVGLAASIAVPLPPVLVFLVSALGAGAIGYIVYLGCFRFTPSGYPMASLLASVGMLLFIDELVVHLSHGMPYPYPSALRNAEITIGDIWIRGDLLFVFGICVAAMGILYWLLYRTPLGLATRAVSQQPRAAQLCGVPTERVNALTFVIAGLLGGTAGAMTAAAVGVLSPVIAMGLTTKGLIVVVIGGLGSIPGAIIGGLMVGAAENVFLLLRGVTERDIYVMLLLFMFLILRPGGLFGTVSGRD from the coding sequence ATGGATTATTTTTTCTTCATCGACCTGATCCAGTCGCTAACGGACGGCCTGCTTTTCGGGACGACCTACGCGCTGATCGGGATCGGCTTCACCCTGATTTTCGGTGTGATGCGTAAACTCAACCTTGCCTACGGCGCTGCCGCGCTGGCGGGAACCTATGTGGGACTTGCGGCCTCCATCGCCGTCCCGCTGCCGCCTGTGCTGGTGTTCCTCGTTTCCGCGCTCGGCGCGGGCGCTATCGGGTACATCGTCTACCTTGGTTGTTTCCGCTTCACGCCGTCCGGTTATCCCATGGCATCGCTGCTGGCCTCGGTCGGTATGTTGCTCTTTATCGACGAGCTTGTCGTGCACCTGTCGCACGGGATGCCGTACCCCTATCCCTCGGCTCTAAGAAACGCCGAGATCACCATCGGTGATATCTGGATCCGTGGAGACCTTCTATTTGTCTTCGGCATCTGCGTCGCGGCGATGGGTATCCTCTACTGGCTGCTCTATCGCACGCCTCTGGGCCTCGCGACCCGCGCCGTGTCCCAACAGCCGCGCGCTGCCCAGCTTTGCGGCGTCCCGACCGAGCGTGTGAACGCGTTGACCTTTGTCATCGCGGGTCTCCTCGGCGGAACGGCGGGCGCTATGACCGCTGCGGCGGTGGGAGTTCTCTCGCCCGTCATCGCGATGGGTCTGACCACCAAGGGCCTCATCGTTGTGGTGATCGGCGGCCTCGGCTCGATCCCCGGTGCGATCATCGGCGGCCTGATGGTTGGTGCGGCAGAGAACGTGTTCCTCCTGCTGCGCGGCGTCACCGAGCGCGACATTTACGTCATGCTCCTGCTTTTCATGTTCCTGATCCTGCGTCCCGGCGGCCTTTTCGGCACCGTGTCCGGTCGCGACTAA
- a CDS encoding branched-chain amino acid ABC transporter permease, translated as MEFYLGLLQILGVHTLLGLSAYIVLLTGQVSMAQAGFYAVGAYLAAACTTMFGLHILPAILIAAVLTGALACLVGFPALRVKGLMLVVATLAFGEMVRLFFFNLTWQIDRTGELVGPNGAEGFRSIRFFPENGWDTADVAMFIWAVVAVVMALLYWVDNTRAGAVLRAVGHDETAAQSIGLNLTAIKVGAMAAGGAIAGLGGGIYAHTVTHIEHGVFGILLATFAIAYPILGGLGSVFGTLIAVVFVQGFLVEGLRFLGDWRSLLFGALIVVAMNLRPTGLLGERMPRLSQLLRRRSAAANKLNEAD; from the coding sequence ATGGAATTCTATCTCGGACTTCTCCAGATCCTCGGCGTCCACACGCTGCTCGGTCTGTCCGCCTATATCGTGCTTCTGACGGGTCAGGTGTCGATGGCGCAGGCCGGTTTCTACGCGGTAGGCGCATACCTCGCGGCGGCTTGCACCACGATGTTCGGTCTGCACATCCTGCCCGCGATCCTGATCGCTGCGGTGCTGACCGGCGCGCTGGCCTGCCTCGTGGGTTTCCCCGCGCTGCGCGTCAAAGGCCTGATGCTCGTCGTAGCGACGCTCGCTTTCGGCGAAATGGTGCGTCTGTTCTTCTTCAACCTCACTTGGCAGATTGATCGCACCGGCGAACTGGTTGGCCCGAACGGGGCAGAGGGCTTCCGTTCGATCCGTTTCTTCCCCGAAAACGGCTGGGATACCGCTGATGTGGCGATGTTCATCTGGGCCGTAGTCGCTGTGGTGATGGCGCTGCTCTATTGGGTCGATAACACCCGTGCAGGGGCCGTGCTGCGCGCAGTGGGTCACGATGAAACCGCAGCCCAGTCGATCGGTCTGAACCTCACAGCGATCAAGGTCGGCGCAATGGCGGCCGGCGGCGCGATCGCGGGCCTTGGCGGCGGCATCTATGCCCACACCGTCACCCATATCGAGCACGGCGTCTTCGGCATCCTGCTGGCGACCTTCGCGATAGCCTACCCGATCCTCGGCGGCCTCGGTTCCGTCTTCGGTACGCTGATCGCTGTGGTCTTTGTCCAAGGCTTCCTCGTCGAAGGTCTGCGTTTTCTCGGTGATTGGCGGAGCCTGCTGTTCGGTGCGCTCATCGTTGTCGCGATGAACCTGCGCCCGACGGGCCTCCTTGGCGAGCGTATGCCGCGTCTGTCCCAACTTCTGCGCCGCCGTTCGGCTGCTGCGAACAAACTGAACGAGGCCGACTGA